From the genome of Planctomycetia bacterium:
ATCGCCTCCAGCAGCGCGCCATGGGCCACGCGCGTGGCGTTGTAGAGCATGACCTTATTGCCAGGCAGCGGCGGCGAGGCGCCCAGTCGGACGGCTAACTGTGCCAGGCCGCCGTAGTCGGAGAACTCGGCCGCGCGTTGCCGCTTACCGCGCTTGGCGGCGCTCGCGCGGGCCTCGAAGCGCACGCGATGGCGACGTTTGCGTTTCAACGGGCGATAGACGTGCGTGTAGCCGAAGATCAGAAACAGCAGGAAGCCGAAGATCGGCAGCAGGATCACAATCAGCGACCAGGCCAGGGCCGCGACGGTGTCGCGCTTCAGGGAGAGGATCCAGGGAATCGCTCCCAGGATGATCAGGACGTCCAGGATGAACAGCCAGGAAGCGAAATCGCGAAACGGTTCGTACCACACAAGCGACCTGGTTCCGCCGAAGGACTCCTTGCCTGACCATGCCACGCCACGCCATCTTGAGTGCTCGAAGCGGAGATGTCAAACGAAGGAACGGCGCGCGCTATGCAGATCTTGCCGGTAATCGACATCCTGCGCGGCCAGGTCGTCCGCGGCATCGCTGGGCGTCGAGAATCGTATCAGCCGATCGTGTCGCAACTCGCTCCGGATGCGCGTCCCGCGTCGATCGGCCGCGCCTTGTTCGAGCAGGGCGCAACCGATTGCTATGTCGCCGACTTGGACGCCATTGCCGGCGCAACGCCGAGTTGGAGCACTTACCATGAGTTGATCGAAATCGGTCTCCGCCTCTGGATCGACGCCGGCTGTCGCAATCGAGCGGCGGCCGCAGCGCTGGCGTCATTCGAGTACGCGGAAACTAAGTTGCAGCGCATCATCGTCGGATTGGAATCGCTGGAGTCGGTCGACGAACTAGAGACGATGCGTCCCATGATCGGCGTCGAACGACTGGTGTTCAGTCTGGATCTGCAGCTCGGCAAGCCGATCATGCAGCCAGGCGTGTGGCCTGAGCTTTCCGCCGAAACGATCGCGCACCGCGTGATCGAAGCTGGCGTGGCCGGGATGATCGTGTTGGACCTCGCGGCGGTCGGCGGCTACGGCGGCCCGGCCACTATTGGGCTCTGCGAACGATTGCGCGCTGCTTTGCCGAAACTCGAAATCATCTCCGGCGGCGGCGCGCGAAATGCCGACGACCTGCGGCGATTCGCCGCGGCTGGTTGCGACTACGCGCTCGTCGCGTCCGCCCTGCATGATGGGCGGATTCCCTTGTCCTGCCTGTCGCGCGCTCTATTGCCGTCAAACTGACAAGCGACGAGCGCGACACGACTACCTGCCGCCCAACGAGATCAAATGGCTGTCGGTGCGCAGGTAAAGCACCCCGCCGGCCACGGACGGAGTGCTGCGGCTGACT
Proteins encoded in this window:
- a CDS encoding HisA/HisF-related TIM barrel protein, which encodes MSNEGTARAMQILPVIDILRGQVVRGIAGRRESYQPIVSQLAPDARPASIGRALFEQGATDCYVADLDAIAGATPSWSTYHELIEIGLRLWIDAGCRNRAAAAALASFEYAETKLQRIIVGLESLESVDELETMRPMIGVERLVFSLDLQLGKPIMQPGVWPELSAETIAHRVIEAGVAGMIVLDLAAVGGYGGPATIGLCERLRAALPKLEIISGGGARNADDLRRFAAAGCDYALVASALHDGRIPLSCLSRALLPSN